From Sparus aurata chromosome 9, fSpaAur1.1, whole genome shotgun sequence, a single genomic window includes:
- the LOC115587984 gene encoding leukemia inhibitory factor receptor-like isoform X4 produces MEMVKKTSGCNHKPALDAVLQCGPVNLTLTSSGQMITLTWTEDEPSCSAVHDVLVYELVVLKPDLPIQPTGEVSVMRDQIGSPHSWSWTSPFALECFRHSVGIRSRYNQQTSQWKQEDIHPGMVKRPGIYPRDALLEFGSNFTFCCILPEGEIFNSTPTIKGLSSGSSESRQISNQTFALTVQLTQASEHTCTNLYCTTPDLGACAYIGYPPQDKDLQCETRDLQSVECYWTAGRDNIVSLRKSPTVYHLHGRDCRDGEDGLKKKGDKSRCNVKVDINIGEFNWTLTAANRIGKVELVDSADLKERVHMFPPEAMMASSINARNVTLEWKWTVQLYSNLNMRCQVKISDGETHTIREYVGVGLNFTVLNDLIPYWEYSVTVRCATTQHFWKWSDWSATVSFHTRGDVPDALDVWRQVVGDQTIILWKMPLANQSHGIIKDYRVTWEETRSRGKEPQHTTVYNSDSLALSLDPTEEYIITVTARNENGSSSPSTITIPSSKPVTDGTERANGSWIVRSGGGFNLSWSPSPAASCGYIVDWCPTVGHCKAEWLKVAPNQTSAGIFSKNFTDGVRYLVSVYACTQGAPVLLNRLEDYVRETRIENGLFKSLKWKQRNSDVEVYWDHINQREQSAVIQGYVLYWSNSNEIFNVSTVNTEATSLTATNLHISNYKFEVKALTAVGECGTTYISVTLNPLTDNLVKPVLISLLTSFGVLSLITVLCYKHWTCIKQKVYPPVPEPVLTWPAPLGANKCRPLHVDNEAEVLDFSELHYDSVPVTAGYVTEDGEPLVSTQTPGGYYNQPLIKNLPPPPTSLAIDTPTSPFRSVFSNPSYNLLMQPGEQQSSPGARLQEGTSLEGSFSEYQPQANTQTLNLFETTEEPENLMSCVSTYILLPKST; encoded by the exons ATGGAAATGGTGAAGAAAACG TCCGGCTGTAACCACAAACCAGCTCTGGATG ctgTCCTCCAGTGTGGACCAGTGAATCTGACACTTACTAGCTCTGGCCAGATGATCACATTAACGTGGACGGAGGACGAGCCTTCATGCTCTGCAGTACACGATGTGCTCGTTTATGAGTTGGTGGTTCTCAAACCAGATCTTCCCATCCAACCTACT ggGGAAGTTTCTGTGATGCGTGACCAGATAGGATCTCCTCACTCGTGGAGCTGGACGTCCCCTTTTGCACTGGAGTGTTTTCGCCATTCAGTCGGGATCAGGTCACGATACAACCAGCAGACGAGCCAATGGAAACAAGAAGATATTCATCCTG GAATGGTAAAAAGGCCTGGGATTTATCCAAGGGACGCACTGTTGGAATTTGGCAGTAATTTCACCTTCTGCTGCATTTTGCCAGAAGGGGAAATTTTCAACAGTACACCGACAATCAAGGGGCTCAGCTCAGGGTCCAGCGAATCACGACAGATCTCCAATCAAACATTCGCCTTGACTGTCCAACTCACCCAAGCATCAGAGCACACCTGCACCAATCTTTACTGTACAACCCCAGATCTTGGGGCTTGTGCTTATATTGGCT ACCCACCTCAGGACAAGGACCTTCAGTGTGAGACCCGGGACCTGCAGTCAGTCGAATGTTACTGGACAGCTGGAAGAGACAATATAGTATCGCTCAGGAAGAGTCCAACAGTTTACCACCTACACGGACG GGACTGTCGGGATGGAGAGGATGGATTGAAGAAAAAGGGAGATAAGTCGAGATGTAATGTGAAAGTGGACATTAACATTGGTGAATTCAACTGGAcactaacagcagctaacaggaTTGGGAAGGTGGAGCTCGTAGACTCAGCAGACCTGAAGGAAAGAG tGCACATGTTCCCTCCAGAGGCAATGATGGCTTCAAGTATTAATGCCAGAAATGTCACCCTGGAGTGGAAGTGGACGGTGCAACTCTACAGTAATCTCAACATGAGATGCCAAGTAAAGATTAGTGACGGTGAAACACACACCATA AGAGAATACGTTGGAGTTGGCCTTAATTTTACCGTTCTGAATGATCTGATACCGTATTGGGAATATAGTGTAACAGTACGATGTGCAACAACACAGCATTTCTGGAAATGGAGCGACTGGAGCGCAACTGTCAGCTTCCACACAAGGGGCGACG TTCCAGATGCTCTGGATGTGTGGAGGCAGGTGGTGGGTGACCAAACTATAATCCTCTGGAAG atgcCACTGGCCAACCAGAGTCATGGAATCATCAAAGACTACAGAGTGACCTGGGAAGAGACCAGGTCACGAGGGAAAGAACCGCAACACACAACCGTTTACAACAGTGACAGCCTggctctgagtctggacccgaCTGAAGAGTATATCATCACAGTCACAGCTAGAAATGAAAACGGCAGTTCATCTCCATCAACCATAACCATCCCCAGCAGCAAACCAG TTACAGACGGAACAGAAAGAGCAAACGGTTCCTGGATAGTTCGCAGCGGCGGTGGCTTCAACCTGTCCTGGTCTCCGAGTCCTGCAGCCAGCTGTGGCTACATAGTTGACTGGTGTCCCACTGTAGGCCACTGCAAGGCTGAGTGGCTGAAAGTTGCTCCCAATCAAACCAGTGCTGGGATATTTTCAA AAAATTTCACTGACGGAGTGAGATACTTAGTATCTGTATATGCCTGTACCCAGGGAGCTCCAGTGCTACTGAACAGATTAGAGGACTATGTCAGAGAAACAA GAATAGAAAACGGCCTGTTTAAGTCATTGAAATGGAAACAGCGGAATTCAGATGTTGAGGTATACTGGGACCACATAAATCAAAGGGAGCAGTCTGCTGTCATTCAAGGCTACGTTCTTTATTGGTCCAACAGCAATGAAATCTTCAATGTCAGCACAG TGAACACTGAGGCCACCAGCTTGACAGCAACAAACCTCCACATCAGTAACTACAAGTTCGAAGTGAAGGCACTGACAGCAGTTGGAGAATGTGGCACTACATATATTAGTGTCACCTTGAATCCGCTGA CAGATAACTTGGTCAAGCCTGTCCTCATTTCCCTGCTCACTTCTTTTGGCGTCCTTTCTCTCATCACAGTCCTTTGCTACAAACACTGGACATG TATCAAACAGAAGGTCTATCCTCCGGTCCCAGAGCCAGTGTTGACGTGGCCGGCCCCACTG GGTGCAAATAAATGTCGTCCTCTTCACGTGGATAATGAAGCAGAAGTCTTGGATTTTTCTGAGCTGCATTATGACTCAGTACCAGTGACAGCAGGATATGTCACTGAAGACGGCGAGCCTCTTGTCTCTACACAAACTCCAGGGGGCTACTACAACCAGCCCCTGATAAAGAACCTCCCACCACCCCCCACTTCACTGGCTATAGACACCCCAACTTCTCCATTCAGAAGTGTATTTTCTAACCCGTCATACAACCTGCTAATGCAGCCTGGAGAACAGCAGTCCAGCCCAGGCGCCAGGCTTCAGGAGGGCACATCTTTAGAGGGAAGCTTCAGTGAATACCAGCCTCAGGCTAACACACAAACCCTCAATTTGTTCGAGACAACAGAGGAACCAGAAAATCTTATGTCCTGTGTCTCCACTTATATTTTGTTACCAAAATCAACTTAA